CGGACGTCACCTTCGGCCCCGGCCCCAGGGGCCGGGTCTGGGCCTCGGACCGGGAGATCCTGGCGGGGGGCGGAGCCGCCCCCCTCCGCCTCAGCGAGGGGCTCGACCTCCAAAGCTACGCTCCGGCGATGGCGGGGGCTGCCGCCGCCGCCCTGGAGGCGGGCTTCGACCTCGAGGAGGTCGCCTCCGCCCTGGAGGGGTTTGACGGGCTCGGAGGGAGGATGAGGGTCGTCCGGGAGGACGGGGTCCTCCTCGTCGACAACTCCAACTCCGGCCTCCGGACCTCGGGGGTGGAGGCGGCCCTGGACCGCGCGGGGTGCGCTGGACGCCTCGCCCTCGTCGTCGGGGAGGAGGCGGCGACGGTCTGCGAGGGGATGGACGTCCCCGCCCTGATCGACCTCCTCCTCCGCCGCCGCCGGGAGATCGACCTCCTGATCCTGGTGGGTGAGAGGCTCGCCCCTTATGCCCCCCGCCTATCGGCCGAGACCGCCCCCGACCTCGAAGCGGCCCTCGCCAGGGCGAAGCCCCTCCTGGAGAGGGGCGATAGATTAGTTTCATGCGTCAAATGTTTCAGGTGATCTTTGATGATGGCAAGGGAAGTCCAGATACTTCATCCGAGGCCGAGCTCCATCGTGGCGGCCCTTTATACCCTCCGAGACCTGGGGGTGGACGTCGTTATAATGCACGGACCCAGCGGCTGCTGCTTCAAGCACGCCCGCCTCCTGGAGGAGGACGGAGTCAGAACCCTCACCACCGCCCTCGACGAGGCGGGGTTCGTCTTCGGGGGGCAGGAGCAGCTGACCCGCCTTCTCCGGAGGGCGACGGAGCTCTTCGATCCGAAGCTGATCGGGGTGGTGGGGACCTGCAGCAGCATGATCATCGGCGAAGACCTTCACCAGGCCGTCGTCGACGCCGATGTGGACGTCCCCGTCCTCGAGGTGGAGGTCCACGCCGGCTACCGGGACAATACCAAAGGGGTGATCATAACCCTGGAGGCGGCCCTGGAGAAGGGGATCATAGACCGGGTGGAGTTCGAGCGGCAGAGGTTCCTCCTGAAGAAGGCGACGGAGGTCGAACGGCTCCACGGGGCGGCCAGCAGCGAGTACCTCGCCCCCGAGAGGGGCGACCTGAAGTACAGGGCCGCCGAGAGGCTTTTAGATCTGATAAAAGAGGGGAAGAGGGGGATCAACGTCCTCAACGCCAAGAAGGAGACCGCCTACATGTTCGCCGACATCAACGCCGCCGTGGCTGAGGTGGCCAAGGCCCGCGGCGCCGAGGTCGCGACCCTCGCAAACCTCGACGAGGAGAAGGGGCTGGCCAAGGTGAGAAAGGACGCAAAGAACATCCTTCAGGGGCTTGAGGAGCGGGGCGTCGAGGTCGACAGGATAATCGGGGGTCTCGACGAGTACCCCATCGCCGGAGATGAGGTGGCGAGGTGGCTTACGGGCCATGAGGGCTACGACTTCGCCGTCATCACCGGCGTCCCCCATGCTATACCCATCGACGCGCTCAAGGGCATGGAGATCTTCTCCATCACCAACGGCCCCCGGCAGGTCCGGCCCCTCCGGGAGCTGGGCCACCAGCACGTAATGGTGGAGATCGACCTCCATCCCAAGACGATGGGGGTATCCACGATCGTAGAATCGGAGTTTGGAGCCACCCTCCGGGGCCTCAACGAGGTGGGATGAGGGGAGAAAGGGTCGAGGGATGGGGCTGGATGCCCCGCCTCTCTTCTCCTCAGAACGCCTTTGGAAGCTCCGTCAGGAAGACGTAGATGATGAAGCCGAGCATCCCGATGAGGGCGATCCCCAGGATCGATATCTTGGAGATCATGAGGAACTCCTCCCGGGTGGGCTTCCTCGCCAGCTTCAGCACTCTGATGTAATCCTTGTAGTCGAACTTCGGGGCGGCGATCTTCACGTTCATATCGCCCAGCCTCTCGGCCAGCTCCCCCTTGTGGCCGTTGACTTTGTTCTTGTGGTTCTTAGCTTTCTCTTCGGACATTCAGCGGGCGAAGGGGGCTTCCTGGTGAAAAAGATTTCGATCAGGGCGGCGATGCCGCCCGCCCCGAGGGCCGATCCGAAGCCGGAAAGGTTTTTAACCGACCGATCCCTGGTTGAGAGGGGTTGAGGGATCTATCATGGACTGGAGCGTCCTTTTGGTCATCGTCCCCGTCGTCGTCCTATTCCTCTACGGCATCGAGAGGTTCTCCGAGGAGGTCCGCCACGCTGCCGGTGAGCGTTTCTGGACCCTCCTCCAGAATGCTACCCGCACACCCCTCCGGGGGGCGGTGGCGGGGGCCGGCGTCTCGGCGATCACCCAGTCCAGCACCGCCACCACCGTCATCGCCGTAGGGCTCGTCAACGCCGGGGCGATCTCCTTCCTGGGGTCGATAGGCCTCGTCATCGGAGCTAACATCGGAACGACGATCACGGCCCAGCTCGTAGCCTTCAAGCTCACCGCCTTCGCCCCCCTCTTCGTCGTCGGCGGCTTCCTCCTCAGCCTCATCCGGGGGCGCTACCGGGTCTTCGGAAAGCCGATCTTCTACTTCGGCCTCGTCTTCTTCTGCCTGAACATGATCTCGGCGGAGATCGCCCCCCTCCAGGGTGACCCGGAGATCATCGCCCTCCTCTCCATGGCCGAGAACGTCCTCATCGGGATCGCGATCGGCTTCGTCATCACCAACATATTCCAGTCGAGCTCAGTGACCGCGGGCCTCGTCGTCGTCATGGCCCAGAGCGGCCTATTGACCCCGGCGGAGGCGATCCCCATCATCCTGGGGGCGAACATCGGGACGACGACGACGGGGCTCGTCGTAGCCATCAGGATGAACGCCGCCGCCAAGAGGACGGCGGCAGCCCAGTTCCTCTTCAACCTCCTGGGGGTCCTCCTGGTCCTGCCGCTCCTGGGGCCCTTCTCAGCCCTCATCGAAACCCTGGGCGGCACCTCCGCCCAGCAGGTGGCCAACGCCCATCTGATCTTCAACCTCTCGGCATCCCTGGTCTTCCTCGCCGCCATCAGGCCCTTCGGGAGGATCGTCATGAAGATCGTCCCCGAGAGGGACCCGGAGGTCGTCTTCGTCACCCGCCACCTGACCGTTCCTCTTCCCGAGGACGCCACCGCCGCCACCGCCCAGATGGAGGCGGAGGTCGTTCACATGATGGAGGTCTCCGAGGAGATCCTGGAGAAGAGCCTCGAGGTGGGGGCCGGGAGGACGGAGGCCTGCGGCAGGATCAAGCACCTCCGGGATTACGTGGAGTACCTCAACCACCAGATCATCGACGCCGTCGTCTCCATGGAAGATAGGGGTCTCTCCGTGGAGGACGCCGCCCGGATCTCGATCCTCGCCCGGACTGCCGACCTCGTCGGGTCTATGGCAGAGCAGACCGTCGGGATGGCGAGGAGGTTTGAGCAGATGAAAGAGAAGAATATGCCCCTATCCTCCGAGGCCCTCGGAGACCTCCAGGAGATGGCCACCCCCTGCCGGGAGAACCTCCAGCATCTGATGGCGACCTTCCCCGATATGCCGGCGGAGGTGGATGAGAAGATGCGCTACAACGACGAGAAGCTCCGCCAGCTCCTCAACTGGTACTATAAGATCCACATCCGGAAGGTGGCCGGAAGGGGGAGCAGCGCCGATGGGATCTTTTCAGAGGTCCTCTTCTCCCTGGAGAGGATCGGGGCGATGATCAGGGAGCTGCGGAAGACCGCCGTATCCATGAGGACGGCGGCCACCCCCTTGACGATCCCCGACATCATCACCCCGCCCGGGAACGGGGCGGCGGAGGATCCCCTCTAAACTGAGATCCTCTT
The sequence above is drawn from the Methanothrix harundinacea 6Ac genome and encodes:
- a CDS encoding Na/Pi cotransporter family protein, with the protein product MDWSVLLVIVPVVVLFLYGIERFSEEVRHAAGERFWTLLQNATRTPLRGAVAGAGVSAITQSSTATTVIAVGLVNAGAISFLGSIGLVIGANIGTTITAQLVAFKLTAFAPLFVVGGFLLSLIRGRYRVFGKPIFYFGLVFFCLNMISAEIAPLQGDPEIIALLSMAENVLIGIAIGFVITNIFQSSSVTAGLVVVMAQSGLLTPAEAIPIILGANIGTTTTGLVVAIRMNAAAKRTAAAQFLFNLLGVLLVLPLLGPFSALIETLGGTSAQQVANAHLIFNLSASLVFLAAIRPFGRIVMKIVPERDPEVVFVTRHLTVPLPEDATAATAQMEAEVVHMMEVSEEILEKSLEVGAGRTEACGRIKHLRDYVEYLNHQIIDAVVSMEDRGLSVEDAARISILARTADLVGSMAEQTVGMARRFEQMKEKNMPLSSEALGDLQEMATPCRENLQHLMATFPDMPAEVDEKMRYNDEKLRQLLNWYYKIHIRKVAGRGSSADGIFSEVLFSLERIGAMIRELRKTAVSMRTAATPLTIPDIITPPGNGAAEDPL
- the cfbD gene encoding Ni-sirohydrochlorin a,c-diamide reductive cyclase catalytic subunit yields the protein MMAREVQILHPRPSSIVAALYTLRDLGVDVVIMHGPSGCCFKHARLLEEDGVRTLTTALDEAGFVFGGQEQLTRLLRRATELFDPKLIGVVGTCSSMIIGEDLHQAVVDADVDVPVLEVEVHAGYRDNTKGVIITLEAALEKGIIDRVEFERQRFLLKKATEVERLHGAASSEYLAPERGDLKYRAAERLLDLIKEGKRGINVLNAKKETAYMFADINAAVAEVAKARGAEVATLANLDEEKGLAKVRKDAKNILQGLEERGVEVDRIIGGLDEYPIAGDEVARWLTGHEGYDFAVITGVPHAIPIDALKGMEIFSITNGPRQVRPLRELGHQHVMVEIDLHPKTMGVSTIVESEFGATLRGLNEVG
- a CDS encoding protein translocase SEC61 complex subunit gamma; the encoded protein is MSEEKAKNHKNKVNGHKGELAERLGDMNVKIAAPKFDYKDYIRVLKLARKPTREEFLMISKISILGIALIGMLGFIIYVFLTELPKAF